The bacterium genome includes a region encoding these proteins:
- a CDS encoding sugar transferase, whose protein sequence is MKGLSPKNNQRKAVSVLVDILFINLAIIGGYLLYPGEEIYFHGSLWIFYRTFALAATCIRLFFLFFFGAYDLNEESPAYEIIEKVFKAATLSTIIIFASIHGLRSYYQVNVSLSRYICFFEWILNILFLFGWRFVYSCLEPKISRKIPAGKNTLILGEGVEGAAQFEELKNIPYQHWNVVGYLTSAGQSEVSTERNSSLRCLDDISNFLEVVNQYEIKNVILAGNKFPPDLIDKLVGQCDALGIRFFVLPSQYGLFAGKVKLQSLESMPLYELILEPIDGFNRAAKRMFDILFSLAAIVFFFPIMVIVALAVKLSSKGPVFFKQIRIGKDNRPFVIYKFRSMVNNAEQLSGPIWAEDNDPRVTPVGRFLRKTSLDELPQLFLVLWGKLSIVGPRPERPHFVNQYEGFQGLRLCIKPGLTGLAQINGRYDADLNDKLQHDIFYIHNYSLYLDIVIVIKTIWAVITAQGAR, encoded by the coding sequence ATGAAAGGTCTGTCACCGAAGAATAATCAGAGAAAAGCCGTATCGGTCCTGGTTGATATCCTGTTTATCAACCTGGCCATAATCGGCGGATATCTCCTGTATCCAGGAGAGGAAATCTATTTTCATGGCTCTCTGTGGATTTTCTACCGGACCTTTGCCTTGGCTGCCACCTGCATCAGATTGTTTTTCCTGTTCTTTTTCGGAGCCTATGACCTGAATGAAGAGAGTCCTGCCTACGAGATTATTGAAAAGGTTTTTAAGGCTGCAACCTTAAGTACGATCATTATTTTCGCCTCCATCCACGGATTGCGAAGCTATTACCAGGTGAATGTCAGCCTGTCCCGGTATATCTGTTTCTTTGAATGGATTCTGAACATCCTCTTTCTGTTTGGCTGGCGATTTGTTTACTCCTGCCTTGAACCCAAAATTTCACGGAAAATACCGGCAGGGAAAAATACCCTGATCCTTGGTGAGGGTGTTGAAGGGGCCGCTCAATTTGAGGAATTGAAGAATATCCCGTACCAGCACTGGAATGTGGTGGGATATCTGACTTCAGCAGGGCAGAGCGAAGTATCCACGGAGCGGAATTCCTCACTGAGATGCCTGGACGATATCAGCAACTTTTTAGAGGTTGTGAACCAGTATGAGATTAAAAATGTCATTCTGGCCGGTAACAAGTTTCCTCCGGACCTGATCGATAAGCTGGTTGGGCAGTGTGATGCCCTGGGGATCCGGTTTTTCGTTCTTCCCAGCCAGTATGGGCTGTTTGCCGGAAAGGTAAAACTCCAGTCTCTGGAATCCATGCCCCTGTATGAGCTGATTCTGGAGCCTATCGACGGCTTTAACCGGGCTGCCAAACGCATGTTCGATATCCTTTTTTCACTGGCGGCAATCGTTTTTTTCTTCCCCATCATGGTTATTGTTGCGCTGGCGGTTAAACTGAGCTCCAAAGGCCCGGTCTTTTTCAAACAGATCCGCATCGGGAAAGATAACCGGCCTTTCGTGATCTATAAGTTCCGCTCTATGGTCAATAATGCTGAACAGCTTTCAGGACCGATCTGGGCAGAAGATAATGACCCGCGGGTCACGCCCGTTGGACGATTCCTGCGCAAAACCAGCCTGGATGAACTTCCTCAGCTTTTTTTAGTACTCTGGGGAAAATTAAGTATTGTCGGTCCGCGGCCGGAAAGACCGCATTTTGTAAATCAATATGAGGGTTTTCAGGGACTGAGGCTTTGCATCAAGCCGGGATTGACCGGTTTGGCCCAGATTAATGGCCGCTATGATGCTGACCTGAATGACAAGCTGCAGCATGATATCTTCTATATTCATAATTACTCTCTTTACCTGGATATCGTTATTGTCATAAAAACTATCTGGGCTGTGATTACTGCCCAGGGAGCGCGGTAG
- a CDS encoding NAD(P)H-hydrate dehydratase, which translates to MLVLAGTIPVQGLPLLAGQGILTSEGLVINGHLLDQNRGTAAMMTTVAVVCQQYGLDAPLCVVAGDIGKRDGSSKVYNYLTEHVSELNPQVMVFHYIMPDILKNNRLIKAIKLVRQKPLLIADAGSMYVAKAGGHAPYYDIFTPDMGELAFLADEKAAHPAYTRGFIWHMNEQASELVQRAYHWKNAADILFVKGSTDHICRGGQIYHSMSEPSIPELEAIGGTGDTITGILSALAYRGIDLIDACLIAARANREAGRLARPTPATQVNKIIECIPQALTLSEKWLMEPEVAAMKILPEPAVENTVVH; encoded by the coding sequence ATGTTAGTTTTGGCAGGCACTATACCCGTGCAGGGATTACCGCTCCTGGCCGGACAGGGAATTCTCACTTCCGAAGGACTGGTGATCAATGGCCATCTGCTGGATCAGAACCGGGGGACTGCGGCCATGATGACCACGGTGGCCGTGGTCTGTCAGCAATACGGCCTGGACGCTCCGCTGTGCGTCGTGGCCGGGGACATTGGCAAGCGGGACGGCAGCAGCAAGGTGTATAACTACCTTACCGAACACGTTTCAGAATTGAATCCGCAGGTTATGGTTTTCCACTATATCATGCCGGATATCCTGAAAAATAACCGGTTGATTAAAGCCATCAAACTGGTGAGGCAAAAACCGCTGCTCATTGCCGATGCAGGCTCCATGTATGTGGCCAAGGCAGGCGGCCATGCACCCTATTACGACATTTTTACTCCCGATATGGGAGAGCTGGCTTTTCTGGCGGATGAGAAAGCGGCCCATCCGGCTTACACCCGGGGGTTCATCTGGCATATGAACGAGCAGGCCAGCGAACTGGTCCAGCGGGCTTATCACTGGAAAAATGCAGCCGATATCCTCTTCGTGAAAGGAAGCACCGATCATATCTGCCGTGGCGGGCAAATTTACCACAGCATGAGCGAACCCTCCATCCCGGAACTGGAAGCTATTGGCGGCACCGGAGATACCATAACCGGCATTTTATCCGCCCTGGCTTACCGGGGCATCGACCTGATCGATGCCTGTCTGATTGCGGCCCGGGCCAACCGTGAGGCAGGAAGACTGGCCAGGCCGACCCCGGCCACCCAGGTCAATAAGATTATCGAGTGCATTCCCCAAGCCCTGACCTTATCAGAAAAATGGCTGATGGAGCCGGAGGTTGCGGCCATGAAGATACTGCCGGAGCCTGCGGTGGAAAATACGGTGGTTCATTAA
- a CDS encoding DUF3343 domain-containing protein, producing the protein MKNLLNRIFDNKKTPSDADSQQARGLLIFSNTTEVIKAEEVLKSSGYQIGVVSPPAQYRTGCDLAIDFPLVEQLGIVRRLKEEGIAPLDVLPLSGDRLEPLKLCRITDFGDYLMIKAANMKITVHKLSWKIVNISGGGCPDVPYLASEMIGKRLSDAPNPRKLGYTLCAYSLSVAYEEALKIMEEQRC; encoded by the coding sequence ATGAAGAATCTGTTAAACAGGATTTTTGATAATAAAAAGACCCCAAGCGATGCCGATTCACAGCAGGCCAGGGGACTTTTGATATTTTCCAATACCACTGAGGTCATAAAAGCCGAAGAGGTTTTAAAATCCAGTGGTTATCAGATCGGGGTCGTAAGCCCGCCGGCGCAGTATCGAACCGGCTGTGATCTGGCTATCGATTTTCCCCTGGTGGAGCAGTTGGGAATAGTCCGACGCCTGAAAGAGGAAGGTATTGCCCCTCTTGATGTTCTGCCGCTTTCCGGAGACCGTCTGGAGCCGCTGAAGCTCTGCCGGATAACCGACTTTGGGGATTATCTGATGATCAAAGCGGCCAATATGAAGATTACGGTTCATAAGTTGAGCTGGAAAATCGTCAACATTTCCGGCGGAGGATGTCCCGACGTCCCATACCTGGCTTCGGAGATGATCGGCAAGCGCCTTTCCGATGCTCCCAATCCGCGCAAGCTCGGCTATACCCTGTGCGCTTACTCCCTGAGCGTGGCCTATGAAGAGGCTTTGAAAATTATGGAGGAACAACGATGTTAG
- a CDS encoding YggS family pyridoxal phosphate-dependent enzyme, which produces MVQNTVSIKENWQRIKERIDRAALRAGRSPEEITLVAVSKKQSMEKIRQAVDAGARVLGENYVQEAQEKIPLLTGYPIEWHLIGHLQSNKVKLAVPLFTLIHTVDSLELARLISQRAQREGKIQSILIQINMAGEESKSGIAPQEAGEMAGQIIKLPHLSLEGLMTIPPEVDDPEKVRPYFAGLRDVRDQLNRYLPSPLKTLSMGMSHDFEVAIEEGATLVRVGSAIFGPRD; this is translated from the coding sequence ATGGTCCAGAATACCGTAAGCATAAAGGAAAACTGGCAAAGGATCAAAGAGCGCATTGACCGGGCAGCGCTTCGGGCTGGCCGCTCACCGGAGGAAATTACCCTGGTTGCGGTCAGCAAGAAGCAGAGCATGGAAAAGATCCGCCAGGCTGTCGATGCCGGGGCCAGGGTTTTGGGTGAAAATTATGTTCAGGAGGCTCAGGAGAAAATTCCCCTGCTGACCGGATATCCGATCGAGTGGCATCTGATCGGTCATCTGCAGAGCAATAAAGTCAAGCTGGCTGTTCCCCTCTTTACCCTGATTCATACGGTGGATTCTCTGGAACTGGCCCGGCTGATCAGTCAGCGGGCACAAAGAGAAGGAAAGATACAGTCGATCCTTATCCAGATAAATATGGCCGGGGAGGAATCAAAATCCGGTATCGCGCCGCAGGAGGCAGGGGAGATGGCAGGGCAGATCATCAAGCTGCCCCATCTTTCTCTGGAAGGGCTGATGACCATACCGCCCGAGGTCGATGATCCTGAAAAGGTGAGGCCATATTTTGCCGGTTTGCGGGATGTGCGCGATCAGCTCAACCGGTATTTGCCATCTCCTCTGAAAACTCTATCCATGGGCATGTCTCACGATTTCGAGGTAGCTATCGAGGAAGGAGCTACCCTGGTCCGGGTGGGGAGTGCCATCTTTGGTCCCAGAGATTGA
- a CDS encoding aspartate aminotransferase family protein, with translation MSSLNQEYQKYRSRTGKSLDLYTRASRVMAGGVSHNLRYFAPYPCYLARAEGPRFWDVDGNEYLDFWMGHYLNILGHTPWQVTSALERQVREGVQWGIVHELQIELAEIVSRLIPSAEKVRFCCSGTEAVIYARRLARAFTDRQKFIKMEGSWHGAGTHSATIDNPDLNQGKRGGACEDAIQNTVLVRFNDTQEAFDRIREHADDLAAVIMEPILGEGGFIPGDREFLKVIREETQKAGALLIFDEIITGFRVGLGGAQGLYNITPDLTTLGKILGGGMPIGAVAGRADIMELCSPTANLPEYRKTLIGGGTFSCAPLCMTAGIAMLRHLEENAREIYPSLEAAGIQVRGGIERAFARHGIAARCTGIGSLFMTHFPKVRLEELKDSHALAVDCDLEKREKELRMRLLNKGVFVMHGGGAISTAHTPADLMMFLEKVEEVAQDMAEDQCSQGRCDAPCLEEAVLK, from the coding sequence ATGAGTTCTCTGAATCAGGAATACCAAAAGTATCGATCCCGGACCGGGAAATCTCTCGATCTGTACACCCGCGCCTCGCGGGTCATGGCTGGCGGGGTGAGCCACAATTTGCGCTATTTCGCTCCCTACCCCTGTTATCTGGCCAGGGCCGAGGGGCCCCGGTTCTGGGACGTTGACGGCAACGAGTATCTGGATTTTTGGATGGGGCATTACCTGAACATTCTGGGGCACACGCCGTGGCAGGTCACCTCCGCCCTGGAGAGGCAGGTGCGGGAGGGTGTCCAGTGGGGCATTGTTCATGAGCTTCAGATCGAACTGGCCGAAATCGTAAGCAGGCTCATCCCTTCGGCGGAAAAGGTCCGCTTCTGCTGCTCCGGCACCGAAGCGGTCATTTATGCCCGCAGGCTGGCCCGGGCCTTTACTGACCGGCAGAAGTTTATCAAAATGGAAGGATCATGGCATGGTGCGGGCACGCATTCAGCCACGATCGACAACCCGGACCTGAATCAGGGAAAGCGGGGCGGTGCCTGTGAGGATGCCATCCAGAATACCGTTCTGGTCCGGTTCAACGATACCCAGGAGGCTTTTGACCGGATCAGAGAACATGCCGATGATCTGGCTGCGGTCATCATGGAACCGATCCTGGGCGAGGGCGGTTTTATCCCCGGAGACCGGGAATTCCTGAAAGTCATCCGTGAGGAGACGCAGAAAGCCGGAGCTTTGCTCATCTTCGACGAGATCATCACCGGCTTTCGGGTGGGTCTGGGAGGAGCCCAGGGGCTCTATAATATTACTCCCGATCTTACCACCCTGGGCAAGATCCTGGGCGGCGGGATGCCCATCGGTGCAGTCGCCGGCCGGGCGGATATCATGGAGCTGTGCAGTCCGACGGCTAATCTGCCTGAATACCGGAAAACACTCATCGGCGGAGGGACGTTCTCCTGTGCACCCCTGTGCATGACGGCAGGCATAGCCATGCTGCGGCATCTCGAAGAAAATGCCCGGGAAATTTATCCCTCTCTTGAAGCTGCCGGAATTCAAGTCAGGGGCGGTATCGAGAGGGCTTTTGCCCGGCATGGGATTGCGGCCAGGTGTACGGGTATCGGTTCCCTGTTTATGACTCATTTCCCCAAGGTCAGGCTGGAAGAGCTGAAAGATTCCCATGCCCTGGCTGTAGACTGTGATCTGGAAAAGCGGGAAAAGGAGTTGAGGATGCGGCTGTTAAACAAAGGGGTATTTGTAATGCACGGCGGCGGGGCGATTTCCACGGCCCATACTCCTGCCGATCTTATGATGTTCCTGGAGAAAGTGGAAGAGGTAGCGCAGGATATGGCGGAAGATCAATGCAGCCAGGGCAGGTGTGATGCACCCTGCCTGGAAGAGGCGGTTTTGAAATAA
- a CDS encoding pyridoxal-phosphate dependent enzyme encodes MARQFYRQCVKCGKIHDVNKHVRNCDCSPEGLLPFYYPEVNWDNYPDPRYGDSVWRFHEILPLFNMENAIELGIKKIPLIRCHNIARQFGLSEVYVKLDSMQPTETFKDREAFMTLSRLKEMGYRELVGASTGDSGISHCRGAAISRMGLHMFVPNNARERWEELYNRMMSGDGAYDYSYVQIHYSGTTFDEAIANAYAFADKMNLPIEYWFYNQMRIEGMKTLGLEVLEDLGRIPDWYVQGLGSGTGIFSFWKGCTEVFKKSPNFGGIQPAGCAPMVLASRGLVEGTVGKRVVPVLDTYVIGIGIPKIFESYPHLCRIGVTFEDVFEGGKKTELKEFPRLLELFHADGIPKGKAGLESLAALAGVEKLAKKGMIRPDQTVVIGCTGRLRLDVPELQAEMEG; translated from the coding sequence ATGGCCCGCCAATTTTATCGCCAGTGTGTCAAGTGCGGCAAAATCCATGATGTTAATAAACATGTCAGAAACTGCGACTGCTCGCCGGAGGGACTGTTGCCATTCTACTATCCGGAGGTTAACTGGGATAATTATCCCGATCCCCGGTATGGTGATTCGGTATGGCGTTTTCATGAAATTCTCCCCCTCTTCAATATGGAAAACGCAATCGAGCTGGGTATCAAAAAGATTCCGCTCATTCGCTGCCACAACATTGCCCGGCAGTTTGGATTATCCGAGGTCTATGTCAAGCTGGATTCCATGCAGCCTACCGAGACCTTCAAGGACCGGGAAGCCTTCATGACCCTCTCCCGGCTGAAGGAGATGGGCTACCGGGAACTGGTGGGTGCCAGCACCGGAGACAGCGGTATCTCTCACTGCCGGGGAGCAGCCATCAGCAGGATGGGCCTGCACATGTTTGTCCCGAATAATGCCCGTGAGCGGTGGGAGGAGTTGTATAACCGGATGATGTCCGGCGACGGCGCATATGATTACAGCTATGTCCAGATCCACTACAGCGGCACTACCTTCGATGAGGCCATTGCCAATGCCTATGCCTTTGCCGACAAGATGAATCTGCCCATAGAATACTGGTTTTACAACCAGATGAGAATCGAGGGGATGAAAACCCTGGGTCTTGAGGTTCTGGAGGACCTGGGCCGGATCCCTGACTGGTATGTTCAGGGACTGGGCAGTGGTACGGGCATCTTTTCCTTCTGGAAGGGATGCACGGAGGTTTTCAAAAAGAGCCCGAACTTTGGCGGCATTCAGCCCGCAGGATGCGCTCCGATGGTTCTGGCCTCCCGCGGTCTGGTTGAAGGTACGGTTGGCAAGCGGGTGGTACCGGTTCTCGATACCTATGTAATCGGCATCGGTATTCCGAAAATTTTTGAATCCTATCCTCATCTGTGCAGGATCGGCGTGACGTTTGAAGATGTTTTTGAAGGTGGAAAGAAAACTGAACTGAAAGAATTTCCGCGGCTTTTGGAGCTGTTCCATGCCGATGGCATTCCCAAAGGGAAGGCAGGTCTTGAATCTCTGGCTGCTCTGGCCGGAGTGGAGAAGCTGGCCAAAAAGGGAATGATCCGGCCGGACCAGACCGTAGTTATCGGCTGCACCGGCAGGCTGCGCCTTGATGTTCCGGAGCTGCAGGCAGAAATGGAAGGGTAG
- the yedE gene encoding YedE family putative selenium transporter, with the protein MRTLIHKAEKIPLSSAIITGVLLGGLGIFLAIMGNPENSGICISCFLENIAGSLHLHQNARMSYLRPEIIGLVIGSFLMALMSGRFRVRGGSSALIRFLMGFFLMVGAAMFIGCPVKSVLRLSAGDLTAAPAILGFVAGVWFGLQYLRGGFALEREQEIGKVNGLVMPVFFSILLLFILIKPAFIVLGAKGPAAMHAPLWISLLAGILIGGFAQRSTFCMMAGFRNFFIARNGFLLKGILAMFLTALGLALLTGHFRLGINGQPGSHLAHGWSFLGMFLVGGISVLANGCPFRQVIMAGEGNTDAGLTLLGMLIGGGIVQSWEIRATIAGATFAGKVAVLTGLVFLLAVGIAFRTRKIKARKISVAQEEQWEVPEEYQRKHYRSSGM; encoded by the coding sequence ATGAGAACACTTATCCATAAGGCAGAAAAGATACCGCTGAGCAGTGCAATTATTACCGGAGTGCTCCTGGGAGGACTTGGCATCTTTTTGGCTATCATGGGAAATCCTGAAAATTCGGGGATCTGCATCTCCTGCTTTCTGGAAAATATTGCCGGGTCCCTCCATCTGCACCAGAATGCGAGAATGAGCTACCTGCGGCCAGAGATCATCGGCCTGGTAATCGGTTCATTTCTCATGGCCCTCATGAGCGGACGGTTTCGGGTCCGGGGAGGCTCATCCGCCCTGATCCGGTTCCTGATGGGATTTTTCCTTATGGTCGGGGCAGCCATGTTTATCGGTTGTCCGGTAAAATCGGTGCTCCGCCTTTCTGCCGGTGACCTGACGGCTGCTCCCGCTATTCTGGGATTTGTGGCGGGTGTATGGTTTGGCTTACAGTACCTGCGGGGAGGTTTTGCCCTGGAGAGGGAGCAGGAAATTGGCAAGGTCAACGGTCTGGTTATGCCGGTCTTTTTTAGCATCCTGCTTCTGTTCATCCTGATAAAGCCTGCTTTCATCGTCCTGGGTGCCAAAGGCCCGGCAGCCATGCATGCCCCGCTTTGGATTTCCCTGCTGGCTGGCATCCTGATCGGCGGGTTTGCGCAGCGGTCGACTTTTTGCATGATGGCCGGATTCCGGAACTTTTTTATCGCCAGAAACGGCTTTCTGCTCAAGGGCATTCTGGCCATGTTCCTGACAGCCCTGGGGCTGGCCCTTCTGACCGGACATTTCCGGCTTGGCATCAACGGCCAGCCGGGATCTCATCTGGCTCATGGCTGGTCCTTTCTGGGAATGTTTCTGGTGGGCGGGATCTCGGTCCTGGCCAACGGATGCCCTTTTCGGCAGGTTATCATGGCCGGTGAGGGGAATACGGATGCAGGTCTGACTCTCCTGGGCATGCTGATCGGAGGAGGGATCGTTCAAAGCTGGGAGATTCGCGCTACCATTGCCGGCGCTACCTTTGCCGGTAAAGTCGCCGTACTGACCGGCTTGGTTTTTCTTCTGGCGGTCGGTATCGCTTTTCGGACCCGGAAGATTAAAGCCCGGAAGATATCGGTTGCTCAGGAAGAGCAATGGGAAGTTCCGGAAGAATACCAGAGGAAGCATTATCGTTCATCCGGAATGTAA
- a CDS encoding tetratricopeptide repeat protein — protein MDRLDILSIGLIILLSALITGMVALHQEPLPVAGSAQPQQAKSVDQNLYGEVERLIKSAQYEEALKVLKNIMNRYPQKPESQVFLAAIYNQQGDMEKAISLCRTSIENNPDLVELASANLKDMVQKNIPKLKRARELKPNDAQVANLLQNLYFCQRKLGQGCE, from the coding sequence ATGGACCGGCTGGATATCCTGAGTATCGGCTTGATTATTCTCTTGAGTGCCCTGATTACGGGTATGGTTGCCCTGCATCAGGAGCCGCTTCCGGTTGCAGGCTCCGCTCAGCCGCAACAGGCAAAATCTGTTGATCAGAATCTCTATGGAGAGGTGGAGAGGCTTATAAAATCGGCACAATACGAGGAAGCCCTGAAGGTATTGAAGAACATTATGAACAGATATCCTCAAAAACCTGAGTCGCAGGTCTTTCTGGCTGCAATTTATAACCAGCAGGGAGACATGGAAAAGGCCATCTCCTTATGCCGCACGAGCATCGAAAATAATCCGGACCTTGTGGAGCTGGCATCGGCCAATCTCAAGGACATGGTCCAGAAAAACATTCCCAAGCTCAAGCGTGCCAGGGAACTGAAGCCAAATGACGCACAGGTTGCAAACCTTCTGCAAAATCTGTATTTCTGCCAGCGAAAGCTTGGCCAGGGGTGTGAGTGA
- a CDS encoding phosphate/phosphite/phosphonate ABC transporter substrate-binding protein — translation MLKKGAVILSLLVLWCTLAFGCRKPAASSQKPLKICYMICNSLPESRARFEPITAYLAEQLKRPVESIYLNTQDVEAAVQKKEIDFTHTNSILYVIFKERYQAVPLTGEIRGRYGNKDAGTIIASRKSGIKTIQDLKGKSMIFGPSLAPMGFLAQYDLMLKAGINPDEDLAFYNIPGGSWKHEKVIYGVLFGAYDAGAAPRIDLDQMAEEGKIDLNDFTIVAESEPIAYCTFAALSHVDPQLVQKVKSLLVGITQEDSSLVGGEVVKILKSAGLERFVEVKDSDYDPLREMLRRCKMSPYEEY, via the coding sequence ATGTTAAAAAAGGGAGCGGTCATCTTAAGCCTGCTGGTGCTGTGGTGTACCCTGGCCTTCGGCTGCCGGAAACCAGCGGCCTCTTCTCAAAAGCCATTGAAAATCTGTTATATGATCTGCAACAGCCTGCCTGAATCGAGAGCCCGTTTCGAGCCGATCACCGCCTATCTGGCGGAGCAGTTGAAGCGGCCGGTGGAATCGATTTATCTGAACACCCAGGATGTCGAGGCTGCGGTCCAGAAAAAAGAGATCGACTTTACCCATACCAATTCCATCCTGTATGTGATCTTTAAGGAAAGGTATCAGGCCGTCCCCCTGACCGGAGAGATCCGGGGAAGGTATGGCAACAAGGATGCAGGCACGATCATTGCCAGCCGCAAGAGCGGTATCAAAACCATTCAGGATCTGAAAGGCAAGAGCATGATTTTCGGACCGTCTCTGGCCCCCATGGGCTTTCTGGCCCAGTATGATCTCATGCTGAAAGCCGGCATTAATCCGGATGAAGATCTGGCTTTCTATAATATTCCGGGGGGATCGTGGAAGCATGAAAAGGTTATCTACGGGGTCCTGTTCGGTGCTTATGACGCAGGAGCAGCGCCGCGGATCGACCTTGATCAGATGGCTGAAGAGGGGAAAATCGATCTGAATGACTTTACTATCGTGGCTGAAAGCGAGCCAATTGCATATTGCACCTTTGCAGCCCTGTCCCATGTGGATCCTCAGCTTGTTCAGAAAGTCAAGAGCCTTCTCGTCGGCATTACCCAGGAAGACAGCTCCCTGGTGGGAGGAGAGGTTGTGAAGATTCTGAAAAGTGCCGGGCTTGAGCGCTTCGTCGAGGTAAAAGACAGCGACTATGATCCTCTCAGGGAGATGCTCAGGCGCTGCAAGATGTCTCCTTACGAGGAATATTGA
- a CDS encoding glycine betaine ABC transporter substrate-binding protein, with protein sequence MRRRILSVTVLMMFLAGFLPPKAIPCVGRILSLGVANIEDQKVMAEMLATMIGESTGTKVNIVQFKTLDECREAIKKQELDLYVDYVCSGLLTVLGGEKARIETPDKAYSTVKHLSDKRFSLIWLKPFGYDNPAILPHVPEELKGIPNQAVCVARRDVLNRFPVLPRLINKLGGKVSNEAIGELKQKKELKVAVKAFLEERKLIRWAI encoded by the coding sequence ATGAGAAGAAGGATCTTGAGTGTCACTGTATTGATGATGTTCCTGGCCGGCTTTCTGCCGCCAAAGGCAATCCCGTGCGTTGGCCGTATTCTTTCTCTGGGAGTTGCGAATATCGAAGATCAGAAGGTTATGGCTGAAATGCTGGCCACGATGATCGGCGAGAGCACGGGCACAAAGGTAAATATTGTCCAGTTCAAAACCCTGGATGAGTGCCGGGAGGCTATCAAAAAGCAGGAGCTGGATCTCTATGTGGATTATGTCTGCTCTGGCCTGCTGACTGTTCTCGGTGGTGAAAAAGCCCGGATCGAAACTCCCGATAAGGCTTACTCCACAGTTAAGCACCTGTCTGACAAGCGGTTTTCTCTGATCTGGCTGAAACCCTTCGGTTACGACAATCCGGCTATCCTTCCTCATGTCCCCGAAGAGCTGAAGGGTATTCCGAATCAGGCGGTTTGTGTAGCGCGACGCGATGTCCTGAACCGCTTCCCGGTCCTTCCCAGGCTGATCAATAAGCTTGGCGGCAAGGTCTCCAATGAGGCCATCGGGGAGTTAAAACAGAAGAAAGAACTGAAAGTTGCGGTCAAGGCATTCTTAGAGGAAAGAAAACTGATTCGATGGGCAATCTAG